The genomic stretch AAGTGGACAATATCAAAGAAGATGAATGGGGTTTGAAGCTTTATGGCAAACaagttaataataatgttaaaagGTGAATAGAATTGTTCTTACCGTGTGAAATCTCAATCTGAATGGAAACGATTGTATTAATACGCCATTGATATATTTAGATGGGATAGCAAAGCAAGTCCAAAAATTGTGATAGACGAACCAAAGGATGAATATCGCGAATCGTCGCCCATAAATTCACCTTCTTCGACTTTGAAACGTCAAGAACTTCCAGAAATTCCGAGCCCTGCACCGCGTGAGGTATTGCTAACAAAGAACAAACTTGAAGATAAGTTTGCATCGACTAAAGAGAAGAAcgtaaaagaagagaaactcaaagaaaagaaagaagataagTACGGTTGTTGGAGTCCTAAAGATGAAAAGCAATCGAGAAAAgacaagaagaaagaaaaagagaataaaTTTAAAGACTTTAATGACGATAATAATTTGTCCGGGGAGAGAATTATCATCGGAGGTGAAGACGCGATTAAAACTACAGCATCGGTGAAAAGCCACTTACCGCATGAAATTCTCGCACAATTCGAAGGGAAATCGAGAGAGGTAAATACGCTGTGGTATTACCATTACTATTGTTATAGTAAATCGTCggtttttaaattataaaaaagagATCTGCATAATATGCGACGattaaattttttcaataCAGGATCTCATCGAATTGACGCTACAGCTGCAAGCGGAAGTAACAGATAAGAAGAAACGTCTAAACGACTTGGAAGATTATATAGATGCGCTACTACTACGAGTAATTGAATGCTCGCCACGCTTACTGCAAAACCCATATCAATCACAGAGACGTTTGTCATCACCTGGTCATCAGTAGATAATTAAACAATCTTCCGTTCTGGTATTTTCAAATGTTGATGTTGAGATTAATTATGTGTTCGAAATAATTGGTGATAATTGCATACTGCTCGTTTAACCTATTTCGACCATTTCATACATTTAACTGCAGCTACTTTGTAGTTCGCGggctttaatttattttcaactaacatttataatttttaatttgcacGTACTTCGCAATGACATCGCTTCttaaaatgtataaacatttgttgaatttttaatgttttttttatcgtttcaacaaaaaatgttttattaaagtttatatatattatatatatttacacatatgtatagtacattttagaGCGCGGCGAAAAAGAGCGGTGTTTGTGCCAACCGTTGTAAAATgagaacgaaaaataacaaataccCCTAGTCTTCCCAACAAAAATGATTGATCCAAAAATGTTATTTCCGTCCAAAGTACGATCCCAATAAGtatgattaaaatatttgtatttttgaatatttacaaGAGTATTTCTTCGTACAATATGTATCATATTttcacaaatatatttaaaataaacattaaacTATTTCACAATCTAATTACTCGTGTTAAGTTATTTCTAATCTAcacgtatatatacatatgtctGTACAATCAGATAACCTTGAATTACGTAACATTTCTCAAAAGTACAATAATTGCATTATGTACTAATAGTACAATAATAGTATGTACTATAATAAACATACAGATAGTATAGTTACATAGTCGAATGAATATTTGTACGTGGTCGATGTTTACAGGTTGTATAGTCGTTATTTATTCTAACGTACCCGTGGAGCGCCAAATAACGTGGTCGTTTCGTATTGAGATGTCCGTAGTACGATAGTCTGTTCGCTTATGTTTTCATTGGAGTTCCTCTAGCAATTTGTTTGTAAAAGTTAATATCCTATCAACGACTAATGATGAGGAACGATATAAATGATGACAATTCAACTAATTTAAACACAGTATCCGGTAAGTTTCAGCAGTTTTGTTAATATTTGCCTTTTGACATCGACCATGTGAGGTTAGATTTCTCGAAATAGGGTCGTTTCAAGGGGCACATAGAGGCATTGCAGAATTTTAAAGATACTCTTTTTAATGTTCACACTGTATATACATCAGTCAGTTCTATAATTTATGAATGATTAGAGATATTTTAGTTGTAACAATGATGCTGTttggaataattaaattatgaatatttcGCTGCCCTTATATATGTACCATGTGgtcgaaaaatataatttattttcacataTAGGTTAAATGAAAAGTCTTCCAACTTTTAAGTTTGAGTAGAGTGAAGAAGTAAGAAGTTTAACAACtgcaaaatatgatttatAGATTCATCCATGGAAACATGTACAGCAGGTCCCTTAGTCCTATATTCCACCGCACAAGCATGGGCAGCTCAGTTTCATCGCAGCCTTATGCCTGCCAGGATATCCGACGAATCATCCGACGAAGAAGATCTTTCACAGTACCAATTCGAAGATGACTTGGAGTATCTTAGGTCATTGGACCCAAAGGAATGGAAAGATCAAGACCATTATGCAGTGTTAGGCTTGAAAAAGCTTAGACACAAAGCAACTGAAGATATTATAAAAAGGGCTTGTACGTAAAGAAAGTTCAAAGTATACTCTGTAAAGGAATGTAGGTGTTATATCGTTCACTGTCGTGCCTAATACAATGATTAACCCGGTTGAGGAGTATTTGATGTGTGAATTACAGATAAGCAGAAAATTCTCAAACATCATCCCGATAAGCGGAAGGCAATGGGCGAGGAAATCCGGCCAGATGACGATTATTTCACCTGCATAACAAGGGCCTGGGAAATCTTGGGAAATCCTATGAAGCGGCGGAGTTACGACAGTGTGGACCCGTATTTTAGCGACGACTTGCCAGATGAAAAAGATTGTAAAAATAACTTTTACGTGCTAATGGGTAAAGCATTCAAAGAGAATGCTAGATGGTCTACGAAGAAGCCGGTACCGCGCCTGGGTGGATCAGATACACCTAGGGATAAAgtagaaaaattttattcgttttggTATGACTTTGATTCGTGGCGCGAATATTCTTATTTAGACGAGGAAGACAAAGAAAGCGGTCAAGAGTAAGTATACCACGATTAAAttttttctgtatttctttACCTTCTAACATATTTATAATCTGTGTAATTATTTTCCTAGTCGAGATATGCGTAAGTGGATCGAGAAAAAAAACAAAGCGACACGAgcgaaacgaaagaaggaGGAAATGGCACGTATACGTACGTTGGTCGATATGGCTTACAATATAGATCCCAGAATAAAGAAGTTCCAGCAAGAAGATAAGGATAAAAAGACAGCAGCAAAAAAAGCAAAACAGAAAGCTGCAAAAGAGAGACAgcaagaagaagagagaataGCGAGAGACGCAGCAGAAAAGGAAAgattagaaagagaaaaacgGGAGATTGAAGAAAAAGCAAAATTAGATGCGCTTAAACAAGAAAGAGAAGCACAGAAGAAGGCGCTTCGTAAGGAAAGAAAGGCATTGAGAGATTTTTGTAAAGCCAATAATTACTTTGCTCAAAATTTAGAGGAAATTATTAGACACATGGAAAGCGTTGAAAAAATTTGTGAACTTTTTAAACTGGTTCAATTGGAGGAGGCGATGAAAAAATTACAGAGTGACGGTAGAATCGCGTTTATCAGTATCATGGAAGAAACTGAGAAGAAAATAGAAGCAGAACGTAGAGCCGGTGTTATCTCTAGTGATATGCGAAATACACCGGAAAAGCAAGTAAAATCTTACACTGCACCATGGAGTGAAAATGATTTACAGCTTCTTATAAAAGCCGTAAATTTGTTCCCAGCAGGAACGAATCAACGTTGGGAAGTAGTagcaaattttatcaatcaacaTAGTACTTCCTCCACTGGTGTTACACGCGATGCAAAGGAAGTTCTTGCAAAGGCTAAAGATTTGCAATCGACTGATTTCAGTAAATCTAGTTTAAAGGAGCAAGCAAATAAGAAAGCGTACGATAATTTTATTGCCGAGAAGAAAACCAAGGAATCGGTTGAGGACCGAATGCCAGCTGTTACTGAACGTCTGGATCATCCTGTTTCTAACGGTGTTAGTTCCGAACAAAAAGATTCTAAAAAAGAGGCACAGCCTTGGACTCCAGCGGAACAAAAACTGCTGGAGCAAGCGTTGAAGACTTACCCTACAAGCGTGCCTGATAGATGGGATCAGATAGCAGCATGTATTCCAACTAGGACGAAAAAAGAATGCATGAGGAGGTATAAGGTACGTTTcgaaaaagatatatttgcaaatttattgtttttctatatttctaaatttctatatttcgaTTGTTTGCAGGAGCTGGTCGAACTCGTCAAAGCGAAAAAGGCGGCACAAGtgatgaaataatattagtcTGTCCTTAACatgaaaattgtttttaacttattaaattacaaacaaATTCATAATTGAGTTTGGAAGAAGAATGAATGTTAGCTTTTACCGAACGTCGGCTGTTGTATATACTTGTGCCTTGGTTTAATTTGTACATGCACAGTTTGCAACGGTTCTAGGAATTTTCTGCTACTTATACGCAAGAAAGCAATTACTGCACCTAGTGACTACATTAATCGCAATTGTTAACTGCATGGAAAATCGTGGTCCCAAGGTTCGAATTGACGCTCCCGAAAAttaaccttttttttttttatatataacaattCTTCTGCAATCGTGCGATCGAAATGTCTTGTAAGTAATGTAAAATATGATACTAGAAAGCAATCGTCGTTTAGGTCGAAGCATACATACTTTATAAATAAAGACGATCGATATTTCGAAAACGCGTGTTTCCTCGATCTCCATTCGAACACAGAACTAGAACATGGGATGTTtgaaattcttatatttttaatttgacaCATTTTTTGACAACATTAACAACAACAATTGTTTGTGTTAGTTCCTTTCTATGCAGCGAATACTGTCCATGCAGTTCCTTCGTCGTTCTCGCCAGTCTCGTTTACACAATGTCGGAACCACATGCACGTATTTAGCATTCGAATGCATCTGCGCTCAACATTTCGCTTTACCCAAAACCGGTTTAAAATCTCAGTTAATTATCTTGGAAATCACATTGGACGAAAGGGTCGATTTGTTTCGAGTAAACGAAGCAAAGTATCGAGCGTAGAGGTTCATCGTAGATAAATCTTCGCGTGTTTGaagaatagagaaaaaaaatatgaataccGTAAAGCGTAAGCCTAATGGCTAAGTGAGTTTCGGATTTTTAACTTGCTTGGTTACGTGCCTTTCGACACTTTCTTCGAAAGAAATGTAAACGCAGAGTGACCGATGATTCTTTACGATCACGGAGACGCttgtttcttcatttttacTCATTCATATGACAAATAAGTTGCGTTGTCTAGCTTCTCGCAAACGCAAGTGTCGCATTTCTTTTCCTATAAGTGTCACTGGTGCAAAAGGAAACTTGGATTCCCGTTTCGAGTTGCACCATTTTTTTCTCccctttcccttttttctttttttctttttttttttcttttttcgaagACACGGACAGTTTTGTAGCGTGCGATAAAAATCAACATATATTCCCAAACTATGCTCCGCCATTGCGTGTAATTTGTATGGTTTTGTTCCGACAGCGAAATggaaaatcattttttttttttaaacgatgTCTTTGTTCATCGTGCGCTACAAATCATCGAGGACTGTTTACGGAAATAGGTGTAAAAAAGGAACATTTCTTGACACGAGTAGGAAGCGGAAGAGGAGccaaaatggaaaaaaaacGGCAGTATTATCGTGTGCGTGTCTGTTGGTTGTGCATCTTAAGGTTGTGGGTCTTAACTCTGTAAAATTCCTACTGGACTAACGAGAGTCACAAATGCGCAAGTATTAGTTCCTacccgtttcttttttttcaacgaGATACATAGGTCGCCAGATCTGGCATAGGAGCATGTTTCCTCGACTTGAACGTTTGCGAACAGAGCTTCGGAAAATGTAAAAGTTACGACCCTATCGGTTCTAACATCGAAACATACAAATAATACCGTTACAGAAGATACACTTATGAACTAAGCAACAAAGAGAAATGATCGAATCGAAGATGGTTAAATTTAGCTAGATAGAAGTAGCCACATAAATTTGCATGAtgtatttcattaaattttactttatttttagtATTGTGAACTCTATCATTGCATTAGTAGTTAAAACACATTTAATTGTATTGTACGTATTATTTGTGTATCGTAATGTAACTGTATTATTCGTATAATCGGTTACTGATAGTTCGTAGATCGCCACCTGATTTACAGAATTCCGAATGTTTGCCTCTCAAGACCgttatttctaataataatagtcgttaaataagaaaagaaagtgAAACTAAGTAGTAATAGGGAATCGATCTGAGAATCGAATGACGTTTGGCGCAATCGAAACATCTAGTCACGTTTTCGATATAACTAGCATTGAAAGATTCCACTTAACcgatataaatttgaataaaattataaatctgAGTTTTGAAGcgttaaattttgaaaattaaaacagAGAAATTCGCAAGTTGACATTTAGAAAATGTTATTACATAACGGATGTAGACAAACAAAACGAGGGAGAAATCACGTCATCCTTCATTATCGAAAATCGATGATCGAGAAGCGTCTTTGTCAACGTGCGTCGAGTGTGTTTCCTAAAACCGATGATAAGTTTACGCGAGCATCGTTCGTTACCGTGCCGATATAAGAACGTTTAGTAAAAATAAACGGTGCAAGTAGCGTGTGTGAGTGCCAAAGCTGTGCCACGAGATCGGTAGCACGGGTAAGAACGCGTCGAAGTGCAAGATTCAATTTTTTGGAAAGCTCGATCGattgtttattttatcttGGGTTTCTTCTGAATTTCAGTTATTCCATTCTTCGGTGTATATTAACGAGCTAGGACAGTAAAATACGATTCTAATTACAACCGTTCAATACACGGTTTGTTACACGGTTCGTTACACGAATTGGATTTTTCGACAACGAAGCGATCGTAAGTATTTACTTAGGTGTAGGATAACGAGTGATCGTACTTGCGTCGTTAGAAACGCGAATCTTGCGCGTCGAACGTTTTATCCGATCGCTGACCGTTTCGATCATAAAAGATGGTCAATACCGGTTGTGTATGGTGCATGTAAAGTGTTTAGTAGTGGCACGATGAACGAGTA from Bombus huntii isolate Logan2020A chromosome 8, iyBomHunt1.1, whole genome shotgun sequence encodes the following:
- the LOC126868662 gene encoding dnaJ homolog subfamily C member 2 isoform X1; translated protein: MMRNDINDDNSTNLNTVSDSSMETCTAGPLVLYSTAQAWAAQFHRSLMPARISDESSDEEDLSQYQFEDDLEYLRSLDPKEWKDQDHYAVLGLKKLRHKATEDIIKRAYKQKILKHHPDKRKAMGEEIRPDDDYFTCITRAWEILGNPMKRRSYDSVDPYFSDDLPDEKDCKNNFYVLMGKAFKENARWSTKKPVPRLGGSDTPRDKVEKFYSFWYDFDSWREYSYLDEEDKESGQDRDMRKWIEKKNKATRAKRKKEEMARIRTLVDMAYNIDPRIKKFQQEDKDKKTAAKKAKQKAAKERQQEEERIARDAAEKERLEREKREIEEKAKLDALKQEREAQKKALRKERKALRDFCKANNYFAQNLEEIIRHMESVEKICELFKLVQLEEAMKKLQSDGRIAFISIMEETEKKIEAERRAGVISSDMRNTPEKQVKSYTAPWSENDLQLLIKAVNLFPAGTNQRWEVVANFINQHSTSSTGVTRDAKEVLAKAKDLQSTDFSKSSLKEQANKKAYDNFIAEKKTKESVEDRMPAVTERLDHPVSNGVSSEQKDSKKEAQPWTPAEQKLLEQALKTYPTSVPDRWDQIAACIPTRTKKECMRRYKELVELVKAKKAAQVMK
- the LOC126868662 gene encoding dnaJ homolog subfamily C member 2 isoform X2, translating into MGEEIRPDDDYFTCITRAWEILGNPMKRRSYDSVDPYFSDDLPDEKDCKNNFYVLMGKAFKENARWSTKKPVPRLGGSDTPRDKVEKFYSFWYDFDSWREYSYLDEEDKESGQDRDMRKWIEKKNKATRAKRKKEEMARIRTLVDMAYNIDPRIKKFQQEDKDKKTAAKKAKQKAAKERQQEEERIARDAAEKERLEREKREIEEKAKLDALKQEREAQKKALRKERKALRDFCKANNYFAQNLEEIIRHMESVEKICELFKLVQLEEAMKKLQSDGRIAFISIMEETEKKIEAERRAGVISSDMRNTPEKQVKSYTAPWSENDLQLLIKAVNLFPAGTNQRWEVVANFINQHSTSSTGVTRDAKEVLAKAKDLQSTDFSKSSLKEQANKKAYDNFIAEKKTKESVEDRMPAVTERLDHPVSNGVSSEQKDSKKEAQPWTPAEQKLLEQALKTYPTSVPDRWDQIAACIPTRTKKECMRRYKELVELVKAKKAAQVMK